TACAGTGACAAACCGGGAACGCACGACTTCAAACTACTCAAGAAGTTGGTATTGCCCGATGGCTCGATACTGAGGGGTAGATACGCTGGGCGACCTACCCGTGATTGCTTATTCGTAGACACAGTAATGGATGGCAAAAGGTGGAATTACTCAAACTCATTCAATACTGATTGTGTTCATTTGTATTTGTAATGAGATCTATAGGCTAATTCAACTACATACACCTTTTTTCCAGCTTATTGAAGATTTGGAATTTGAACAAGTTAACCGGAGTAGTTGGCGTCTTCAACTGCCAAGGAGCCGGATGTTGGCCGTTGAGAGACGGGGAGCAACAAGATCCTAAGCCTATATCCTTGTCAGGTAGTGTAAGCCCCCGAGATCTTGAGTTTCTCGAAGAAATTGCTGGTGAGAGATGGAACGGGGATTGTGCTGTCTATGCTTTCCACTCTGGTAAACCTTCAAATTTCTTGCTCGTTGCTATTTAGCCTTGTGAAAATGCACATCTCCTTGTTTAAACGACGTGTGCTAACACGATATCACGAAATAGGATCGATGTCTCGACTGCCACAAGAAGCAAGTCAGCAAGTGACACTATCCACTCTTGAATGTGAAGTATTCACAATCTCACCTATACATGTAAGTAAACAAGCTCACTTTCTCAAGAAAATTTAGATGTAGTTTTGTTGGTGCTTACTATGCAACATTTATATGAACAGCCCGTGAACGACACGCTCGATTTTGCCCCAATTGGATTGATCGATATGTTCAACTCTGGAGGTGCAACGGAGGGCTTGAGTTTCAGCCACGAAGAACCCTCCATAAGGATAGAAGCACGCGGGTGTGGCCGTTTTGCTGCGTACTCCAACGAGAAACCAACCCATTGCACAGTCGATGGGGAGAAGGTGGACTTCGAATATGATCCAGATAACGGATTGCTGGTAGTTAAACTTGAAGGTGAATGCAAAATCAAGAACATGAATATTTACTATTAGTTTTGGAGATTTTTTTGGCAAAATAAGTTTTGCAATAGCATGTTGCAAGAGAATGTATATTGAAGTTGACCTTGATGTTTGATTTTGCAATTGTATTATGCAATCTTGTTCAACATTTTTATATGTTCAGTACAATGGTCTCACATCGAAATCACAAATTAAAACCTGTGACTATTTTTCGTCGACGAAGGGAGTAGAAGTAATTCAAAATTGTATCTGCAATAATAAATCTTGCACTTATTATAAATGATCGTTCAACCCGTGTATTTATATTAACTTAGTAGATTACTTAATTGGGTCGACCGATGATCGTTCAAACACGAGACACGCTACAAGAATCCGGTGGGAGAGGCGTGTGGTCCGAACCTGGGCAGTCGATCTTCATTCCTGTGCAaccacacaaacacaaaaaaggCACACTCCCTACGCAGGCATTATCCTGTTCAGGTTCAAAGGGACTTTCTCAGCCTGATCGGGTCCCAGCCCCGGCCTCAACAGCCGCAACTGGGGCCGACACAGACACCCCCGGTGCATTTTCTCATCATTCAATGGACTAAAAAGATATTTAACATCAAAAGAAAGAGCCACTCTTTATTACTCTACAGTTCTTCAACACAGTTCATGGCACAAGCTACTTGTTTACTTACCTAATGCATCAAGAGGTTTCTCAAACCACATCATTCTTGACTTAGCTAAACAATGCAACATAGCTCCACAATCCGGCTCTAGATCCTGGCTCGTTTATTACATCAATCTTCGTTCCTGGTAAGATACATGACACTTGACTAACCAAACGAGaaaactcatcccaaaagactagttTGTCTATCAAGAGAGAGCACATTTCTGTTACCTTTAAACTGTCTTAGATTTTACATACTCCACCTGCAAGTAAATTTCACCTCCAACCTCACCGTGTTGCTCTCCACTCACGGTTTTCTTGGCAGCTAAGAACTCGGCACTCATGGCTTCCATACCGTGCAGGACGGCCTCCTCTGCGTCCCCATATCCGTGCTCCTCTGTGTATTTCCTGACATCCTCGGTGATCTTCATCGAGCAGAACTTAGGCCCGCACATTGAGCAGAAGTGTGCCACTTTGGCACCATCAGAAGGCAGTGTTTCGTCATGGAATGACAAGGCAGTGGTCGGGTCCAACGACAGAGCAAACTGATCCATCCACCGGAACTCAAACCTTGCCTTGCTCAGCGCATCGTCCCAAGCTTGAGCGTGAGGGTGCTGCTTCGCCAGATCAGCAGCGTGTGCAGCTATTTTGTACGCTATGACTCCAGCTTTTACATCGTCGCGATTTGGCAATCCGAGATGCTCTTTTGGTGTCACGTAGCAGAGGAGCGCGGTACCAAGGGCTCCAATGTTGGCGGCTCCAATGGCTGAGGTGATGTGATCGTAACCAGGAGCGATATCAGTTGTCAAAGGGCCAAGAGTGTAGAATGGTGCTTCATTACACCATTCCAACTGCTTCTGCATATTCTCCGGGATCTTGTGCATCGGAATGTGTCCCGGACCTTCATTCATCACCTAAAAGCAATGGCCTCGACTTGGTAAACGATAGTGCTTCGATATATAGAGTTCTAAGAAGCTAAAAACATTAGATGAAATACCTACCTGCACATCCTTCTCCCAAGCTCTACGAGTCAATTCGCCTTGAGTCAAGAGCTCGGCAAACTGAGCAGAATCATTGGCGTCGTAAATTGATCCGGGCCTCAATCCATCACCAATCGACAAGGCGATGTCGTACTGGTTACAGATGTCTAGTATATCATCCCAGTGTTCATATGCAAAGTTCTCCCTGTGATAAGCCAGGCACCACTTGGCGTGGATGGATCCGCCACGAGAGACAATGCCCGTCATCCGCTTAGCTGTCAATGGGATGTATCGGAGCAGGACGCCAGCATGGATGGTGAAGTAATCCACACCCTGCTCAGCCTGCTCGATCAACGTCTCCCTGAAGACTTCCCAAGTGAGATTCTCAGCGATCCCGTCCACCTTCTCCAGCGCTTGGTAGATAGGCACAGTGCCAACGGGCACAGCAGAGTTGCGCAGGATCCACTCACGGGTCTCGTGTATGTGGCGCCCCGTTGAGAGGTCCATGATCGTGTCAGCTCCCCACATTGTCGCCCACTGAAGCTTGTGGACTTCTTCCTCGATCGAGCTCACAACAGCAGAGTTTCCGATGTTTGCATTCACCTTCACCAAGAAGTTGCGCCCCACTATCATAGGCTCCAACTCGAGGTGCTTCTTGTTCGAGGGGATGATTGCACGGCCACGTGCAACCTCGGATCGGACAAACTCTGGGTCGAGCCTTTCACGAGCAGCACAGAACACCATTTCTTCAGTTATGATTCCCTGCTTAGCATAGTACATCTGTGTATACCGCGGTGCCCCTAGCTTTTCTCTTCGGTCGATCCACTCCTTCCTCGCCTTCGGGAGCCCTGTTGAGTGCATATGAACCAAATGAGATATATATGAACAAATCATTATCTGGAATTTATAACATACTATTTGAAATAAATTTGGACTGCCAATTTAGAGCCTACTATATGAAATCTTAATGTAGATAAGAATACTAATAACTTCAACATTCACCAACAAAATACATCAGAAgagaaacaacaacaacaacaacgaaTAAAGAATGCGGATAAGAATATACCAATTCGCGGGATTATGTTCTGTGGACCGCTGGTGTCATAGGTGTCGAAATGGGGTTCATCGCCTGAAAGGTGGACGCGCCTAAATGGAACGTGCAGCACAGTCCCCGACTGCTCGTGGATGACTTCCCTGAAACAACAGCAGCTAAGCATATATGACCAATATCAAGATATAGAAAAGCCACGCACGTGTATTCTTTGGTGCTTTTGGGGAAGCATTCCTCAAACGACGGAAGTGGTAGGAAGTCAGGGGCATTCGGATTAAGTGTGTGCCTACTACGCGTCTGAACCTTTTCTTGGTTGGTAGTCGAGGGATCAAAAGTAAGCGTAGCTTTGGGGCCTGAAAAGAAAGCAGGGGAGACTTCCTTTCTTCTTATGCTTGCGACCTGTCCATTAATGTTCGTTCCGTGCAGGAATGAGCTGTTGAGGAACTTCGACGAAGTTGAGCCGTTTCTGTTGTTGCATACAGCTGATGCCAAGCTAGTTTGCATAGATGCCATCTCTGCTATACCAATCCTAATaaaaggatatgaatacatTTCAATTTAGCAACACATTAAATCACAAATACATGGACAAAAACACTAAATTGGAAGATAGGCAGGCATCAATGAAGACGGAAAAGGTCATCTTGTCAATcgtaaaaacaaaaatacaagCAAAACAAGGTACTCCACTACTTTAGAAAAATTAGATGCTTTTATACTTttctcaaaattaattaaacaaaaatgtgatCTTGAGGTTAATATATGAACTAAAGAAGTTTTCAAGAAAACAATACTCCTTGTAGAAGTAAAAGCTCTTATTCATAGATTGAACCTATCAAACAATGCAGtgtaatcatcatcatcacaacATTCTATACAAAGTTGTGTAAATCAGATGGCActcaaaattaaacaaataaaattggCAATCAATCCAACCATTAGAATTTGAAGTCTCCATCAATATGAAAAGTAATTACACAAGAAAACTATTTCCATCAAGCACAATCACACAAAGATTATGTGAATAAACTATTATCAAATTTGTGAACTTGAACCATGCGATACAAAACACTCAAAACATAAACCAAAGCATACACATTTCCTCACAAACATACTACAACatatgatttttcatgaaattaaaaaaatggagtCTCCCAAAACCTGAATTTCCTCAAACAGTGAGCATGCAAATGAtgatcaaaatcataaaataaaataaagaagaaaaaggcTGTACCTCAACTGATGAAATCTTATCTGAAGAGATATTTTGTGagtgaaagagagaaaaatgaaAGGCTGATTAGAATTTTGTGGGCGTGTTACAAttataagagcatcagcaatggcgtgCCGGAATTctgcggcggacgtccgccattgtgcatggtatgcacggatacggaattctgCCGAGGACActgcagttccgcggcgtttacgcggaattccgtcgcgacgcctcgcggacgtccgccattgcgttgactcccacggacgtccgcgcggaattcccgtttattgcatgaaatgttttttttttaatttctataaatacgttcgttgaacttcatttcattcgcaccacttgtattaacgagtatctctctctacattttttttatatatccgAAATGgccggtagtggtagtggtagtggtagtggtagtggtgggtattatgaacacatgatgcgtcTAATgcatgcacgtgtgcgggaattagcggagagggaggaacaagcggccttggcaccagcggtacctcgacctatcaatcgtcgaactataataccccgggaccacctcgctgcccacgCTCGGTTGTATGAGGATTACTTTGCGCCGGATCCACGGTTTGGGGAAAAACCTGTTCCGacgacggtttaggatgcatcgtccgctctttctgcgtatcaTGGGcactttggagcgtcgatacgggtatttcagggtgcgggaggatgcagctggtaaacccggccacacgccgattcagaagtgcactgtcgtaatcaggcagctggcatacggaggcgcggcctacatgttcgacgagtacctccacatcggcgagacgactgcccgcgattggctgaagtatttttgtcaaggcgttagggagatattcggggataggtatatTCGGaggcctacccccgaagattgtcaggctctgctggatatgcacgggaatcagcacgggttttcggggatgttaggcagcatagattgtatgcactagGAATGGAAGAACTACTCCGCTacctggaaagggatgtacactactggtttcaaggtCAAGAATCCcccgatgatccttgaagcggtagctgactaccggctgtggatttgacatacctattttggagtagccgtgtctaacaacgacatcaacgtcctccagtcgtcgctccttttcaacgagcagtgcatgggTGTTGGTCCAaccgtcaacttcgtcgccaacgacaaccatCACAGTATGAGCTATTATTTGGCttatgggatataccctatgtggcccgtctttgtgaagacgatcagatgcccagcagatgaaaagaaaatatattttgcgggtcgccaggaggcagcgcgcaaagatgtggagcgggcattttgTGTGCTCTTGGCTCGATGAGCAacagtgaagggtccaacacggctgtggtatgttgacatcatcaccgacatcatgtacgcatgtattatcatgcacaacatgattgtcgaagatgaaggtccaacactgactgattggaccaatgatgatgctggtgttgcgggtccaagccacggcgtggccactagcaatgtacgcatggggataccccatgacgatgtcgatcgagtccgtgcatttgccgacattcGCCAAAGACAAGCCCATGTTCGGtttcagaacgatattattgaataagtatggcagcggaggagtcgtcgttgatgtagtttttaattattgaaatatttttttaatttggtgaaatgtacttttcttttttttatttaatggaatttttttcccaatttgtgtcgaaattttaattccataaattgtttaattccggaaattgtttaatttgtgaatttgtgattttttttaattgtgggaagtctTTCGGGAAGTCTTTGGgaatgtccgccactgtgcagtgagaaatccttatgacgtggcagtgcagtagGAAATTCGTATGacatggcaggaggtgtttttaggaattctgcggggaattccgcgccattgctgatgctcttatagTTAGTAACCTTTTTGGTTGTAATGAAATATGTCCCCCATAGCGACAAAAGGGAAAAAGATTAATTGCAGTTACACCCTCTAAGTATTTCTTTGTTCATAAATTACTCCCTCAAGTTTTGTCTCTTTCAGATTTCGATTTTGCCAAAATATTAATGGGTTAACATTTAACAAAACGCACTAACGCACTTCAATTATAAAgtataccaattaaatcaaaagagTATTATAGTACCCATTTTTCAATTGAAAGACTGCCTTTAGTAAAAAAtgatttagaaataaaaaaatacattaaattaaatatatagtgaATCATCTcatattaaaaatgttaaataTACATACAAAGTACTCCCTTCTTTCTgtggtagttgagtcattttactTTCTgcactaattttaaaaaatgataataaatagttaaagtggagaaaatgtaaagtaatagagagaataatgtaaataagactcttatttaCCTTATTTTGCCACTTACTTtaccttatttttatttttaattatttattatcatttttctaaaacgaggatagaaaatgaaatgactcgaTTACCGCGGAAcgggggagtattattttaaaggCTACAATGAATCACTATTTACTATCTGTCTGCTACCCAAACTTTGTCGGGAAATTTCTGAAGGTGACACGTGGAAGGAGAACAACCATTCAAAAAACCCCTAATTatgaataaactaaaatatctAAAAACAAATGGGCTtctataataaatattttaggCCCAACTCAATAATTAGGTAGCTTGTACTTCTAGTTCAATTGGTCCAATATTGGTGGACCCAATTAGCCGATTTTCCTTACAAGTCCACTTTAGTCTTTAGCCAACAAATAACATAAGCTTTGTCATTTTGTTCTCATGCAAATATGATATAGGAgtatctatttttaaaattatattctcAAACTGTTGTTGGTGAATTAACATTCAGGCCCAAGGTCAAAGCCCATTTTCGGAGCCCAACACTGCAGACTGAAGTCTGTTgaaaactagccgttggaagaCTTGTTCCAACCGTTTTTGTACTCTTTTTCTTTAGCTTTCTTGGTTGGTTAGATTAGTTAGTTTTGAGCTGTTTTAGAGTTGATATAAGAGTTTAACTCTCTTGATTGTATATGTTGTAATCTCAGAATTCCATCAATATACAAGATCCAGTTTGTCTCTCCATATTCGTGTAAATACTTCTTTCGCGTTTCTTGTTCTTAGTTCATCCGATTGCATTGATTCTccaacaattggcgccgtctgtgggaagaggATCAGAGGAATCATTGAATCGGAGTTGCTATGGCGTCGAGGTTCGAAGCTGAAAAGTTTAATGGCAAGAACGATTACGgattgtggaagatgaagatgaaggcacTTCTCATCCAACAAGGGCTCGCAGCTGCTCTCAATCCGGTTGATGCGAAGACGAAGGGGAAAGAAGCGCTTGATGAAAAGGCGCAGGCGAAACACGAGGAGATGGTTCAAAAGGCTCACAGTGCCGTCGTTCTCTGCCTTGGTGATAAGGTTTTGAGGGAAGTTCAAAATGAGAAGACGACTGTGGAGATTCTTGCTAAGTTGGACGAGGTGTACTTGGCGAAATCTCTGGCTAATCGGCTATATATGAAGCGCCGGTTGTATTCCTATAGTTTTGTTGAAGATAAACCGATCATGGAACAAATGGAAGATTTCAACAAAACCATAGACGATCTTGAAGCAGTTGATTTCAAGATTTCTGATGAGGACAAGGCGATTCTTGTTCTTAATGCTCTGCCTCCCTCGTTTGATCAGATGAGGGACGCAATTTTGTATGGAAGAGATAAGCAAATATCGCTCTCTGAGGTGACTGCAGCTCTCATGTCAAAGGAGTTGCAGAAGGGATCTCTACAAAGGCCTGAGATCATATCAGAATCTTTGCACATCAAGAAATTTGGAAAGAATGCCTTCAAGAAGAAAGCTGAGGATAAGAAGACAACACCAAATGGGGCCAAAGAGACTCGATCTTGTTTCTGGTGCAAAAAGCCTGGACATATTAAGAGAGACTGCCAtgcttggaagaagaagatggctaTGGAAAAAGGAGCCAGCTCAAATATGGTCTCGAACGATGAGGATCAGACACCAGAGGCATTGAATGTTGTTGATACATCAGATTCTTGTTCTTGGATCATGGATTCTGGGTGCTCCTTCCACATGAGTCCACATCTAGAATGGTTTCAGGACATGAAGCAGACTTCAGGGACTGTGCTGCTCGGCAATGATCAAATATGCCACATCAAAGGGATAGGCAGCATCAAATTGAGAATGTCAGATGGATCAGTAAAGCTGCTCACTGATGTTAGATATGTTCCTCAGGTAAAGAGGAATTTGATCTCTCTTGGTACTTTGGAGCTGAAGGGATATTCTTTTACCTCATCAGGGGGGGAGATGATTGTCCACAAGGGCTCAGAGGTGAAAATGATGG
This genomic interval from Salvia splendens isolate huo1 chromosome 13, SspV2, whole genome shotgun sequence contains the following:
- the LOC121761796 gene encoding phosphomethylpyrimidine synthase, chloroplastic-like; the protein is MASMQTSLASAVCNNRNGSTSSKFLNSSFLHGTNINGQVASIRRKEVSPAFFSGPKATLTFDPSTTNQEKVQTRSRHTLNPNAPDFLPLPSFEECFPKSTKEYTEVIHEQSGTVLHVPFRRVHLSGDEPHFDTYDTSGPQNIIPRIGLPKARKEWIDRREKLGAPRYTQMYYAKQGIITEEMVFCAARERLDPEFVRSEVARGRAIIPSNKKHLELEPMIVGRNFLVKVNANIGNSAVVSSIEEEVHKLQWATMWGADTIMDLSTGRHIHETREWILRNSAVPVGTVPIYQALEKVDGIAENLTWEVFRETLIEQAEQGVDYFTIHAGVLLRYIPLTAKRMTGIVSRGGSIHAKWCLAYHRENFAYEHWDDILDICNQYDIALSIGDGLRPGSIYDANDSAQFAELLTQGELTRRAWEKDVQVMNEGPGHIPMHKIPENMQKQLEWCNEAPFYTLGPLTTDIAPGYDHITSAIGAANIGALGTALLCYVTPKEHLGLPNRDDVKAGVIAYKIAAHAADLAKQHPHAQAWDDALSKARFEFRWMDQFALSLDPTTALSFHDETLPSDGAKVAHFCSMCGPKFCSMKITEDVRKYTEEHGYGDAEEAVLHGMEAMSAEFLAAKKTVSGEQHGEVGGEIYLQVEYVKSKTV